A single window of Nicotiana tomentosiformis chromosome 1, ASM39032v3, whole genome shotgun sequence DNA harbors:
- the LOC104119519 gene encoding uncharacterized protein, protein MKVHPVPRKRNITLRYDIVSALSQANAIASGRQKKLRRLPHIFAKVLELPFHSDADVSIQESPDSLRFVIPTDDNVGDNIRAHTVEIYPGVTKIVIRGDNVLDSSLGEFELDLWRFRLPPSTLPELATASFNDGDLVVTVPKDPHEEDVDGADIGEAGRLIFVQ, encoded by the coding sequence ATGAAGGTTCATCCAGTTCCAAGAAAACGCAACATCACGCTACGATACGACATCGTTTCGGCACTCTCTCAGGCCAACGCCATAGCATCCGGCCGTCAAAAGAAGCTCCGTCGACTTCCTCACATCTTCGCGAAGGTTCTAGAACTTCCGTTCCATTCCGATGCTGACGTGTCTATCCAAGAGAGCCCCGATTCGTTGCGTTTCGTTATCCCGACGGATGATAACGTTGGGGATAATATTAGGGCCCACACAGTTGAGATCTATCCTGGTGTTACTAAGATTGTGATACGAGGGGATAATGTTTTGGATTCGTCTTTAGGTGAGTTTGAGCTCGACTTGTGGCGATTCCGTCTCCCGCCGTCAACTCTACCGGAGCTGGCTACCGCCTCTTTTAACGACGGCGATCTGGTGGTCACGGTCCCCAAAGACCCACATGAAGAAGACGTGGATGGTGCTGATATTGGTGAGGCTGGACGCCTTATTTTTGTACAATAA